ACTTTTACTACAACTTGCCAATACTCGATTACTGCACGCGCATGACACGTTCTTTACTACAGCTTGTTCGGATTTGCGGCTTACCGGTGCCGACTTATTTCAGGCCCTTGAGTGCTTCGAAGGGCGAGATCTTGGCGCTTTTCGCCTTATCGAGCAGTGATGCGTCAGGGCAGACTGCGTGGCGCGGCGATTGCGGCAAGGCCAGCAACGCTTCATCTTCCACCAGGTCCATCACCAGCATGCTGCGGGTGCCGACGATCACATCGATCGATTCGTCAGCAATAATTTCTTCGATTTCGTCGGCTTCCTGATCATCCTTACCAAGCACCAGCACGGTCGACGAGTCGAGGGTGTGGGCATAAGGTGTCAGGCACCGCTGGCAGACCAGTTGCACCGTGCCGGCAACCGACAGGGTCAACTGCGGGTAGCCCATCTTGCCGGCGCCGCCTTCTACCTTCCAGGTAATCTCGCCGGACGCGTCAGCGCAGTCCTTGGCCAGACGGGTCATTTGAGCAACAGGCGTTACGCCGTGTTCGCTGCCATTGTGACGACAAAAATCAAAAGCGTCGATGACCGTAGCATTCATTACAGAAAAATTCCCCGGAAAACCTGCGATAATAGCAGGGTTTTCACCCGCAAGTCAAAAGCTGTATGACTTAACACGCTGTTTGAGCATTTTTACGGTTTTTAATGTGTCCGGCGCGCATCAGCGAACGCCGGCGACAGAGCATATAACATTCCCCCCTATGACATCAAGTTTACCGTTACGCCTGGTGCTGGCATCGAGCTCCGCCTACCGCAAGGAGCTGTTGTCGCGCTTGCACTTGCCGTTCGACGTGGCCGTGCCCGATATCGACGAAAGCCCCCTGCCCGGCGAGACGCCGAGCGCCACCGCGCTGCGCCTGGCGCGCGAAAAAGCTGCTGCCGTGGCCGCCAAACTACCGGGCAGCGTCGTGATCGGCTCCGACCAGGTGGCCACGCTCGACGACGAACAGATCGGCAAGCCCGGCAACCATGCCAACGCGCTGGCGCAGTTGCAAAAAATGCGCGGGCGCGAAGTGGTCTTCCACACCGCGCTGTGCGTGTGGGATGGCCGCGCCGAGCACCCCGACAGCGCCGCCCAGCTGGCCGACATCCAGACCCGCGTGACCTTCCGCGACCTGCCCGATGCCGAGCTCGACGCCTACCTGCGGATCGAGCAGCCGTACGACTGCGCCGGCAGCGCCAAGAACGAGGGGCTCGGCATTGCCATCCTGGAACGGATCGACAGCACCGACCCCACCGCCCTCACCGGCTTGCCTTTGATCGCCCTGACAGGCATGCTGCGCAATCTTGGTATTTCCTTTTTTAGATAGTTGATGAGTTATTCATGCCCGGCACCTTATTTTTGATTCCAAATACCCTGGGCGAGACCGAAGCGCTCGCCTCCGTGCTGCCTGAACAGGTCCAGCGCATCACGTCGCAGCTCGATTATTTTGTGGCCGAGAACGCCAAGACCGCGCGCGCCTTCCTCAAGCTGGTCAATGCCAGCCATCCGTTGAGCAAGCCGCTGCAGGAAATCACCATTTCCGAACTGAACGTGAATACGCCGCCGGCAGCGCTGGCCGGCTTGCTGGCGCCGTTGCTGGCCGGTCGCGATGGCGGGCTGGTGTCGGAAGCAGGCGTGCCGGCCGTGGCCGACCCCGGCGCCGATCTCGTGCGCCTCGCGCATCAGCACGGCATCCCGGTACGGCCGCTTGTGGGCCCATCGTCGTTGTTGCTGGCAGTAATGGCAAGCGGCCTGAACGGCCAAAGCTTCGCCTTCAACGGCTACCTGCCCACCGATGCGGCCCAGCGCAGCGCCCGCATCAAGGAACTGGAAACCCGTTCACGCAAGGAAAAGCAAACCCAGCTGTTTATCGAAACGCCGTATCGCAACACGGCCATGCTGGAAGCCTTGGTCGGCGCCTGTGCGCCAGGCACGCTGATTTGCGTGGCCACCGATTTGAGTCTGGCGACGGAAACCATACGCACCCAGACCGGGGCGCAGTGGAAGAGCCAGCTGGCTGGCGGCAAGGCGCCCGATTTTCACAAGAAGCCGACGGTGTTTTTGTTGTTGGGACAGTAAGGTCTTTTATTAAAACCCGCGCGAGTATTCCGTCACCCACTCGATCGCCGCCAGCTGTATCGCATACAGCTCGGCCGGCCTGACGGCAATCTGCTCCAGCATCTGCCCCAGCGCCACCGCATCGCGCCCGCGCTCGATATTCTCGATCAGGCTCAGCAGCACGCCGTAGTCCCCCGCCCGCTCCAGCAGCGCCGTGCGCACTTCGTCGAGCACGTTCACGCTGTCGAGCAGTTCCTGCATGTGGATCGAAAACAGCGTATCCATCAGCGACATCACGCCCACCGTAAAGCCGATATCGGCGCTGGTGCGCTGCCCGGGCCGCGTATGTTCGACCAACAACTCGATGGTTTTGCCGCGCGTGGTGGCCAGTTGCAGCAGGGGCGACGTGAATTCGTGCGCGCCGCCGCTTTTTACATACAGCAAAATCTGCAGCCAGCGCCGCAATTGGCGCCTGCCCAGCACCATCAACGCATGCCCCACCGAATTGATGCGGTAGCGCGTGCCCACCGCCGGGGTATTGACCAGCCGCAGCAGATTGAGGGTGATCAGCGCATCGTGCTTGACCATCGATTCGATCTCGTGGCTGCTGGCATCGGTATCGATCAGGTCGAGCAAGTGCAGCACGCTGCGCTGGGACGGCGAGATCTTTTTGCCGCTGAGAATGACGGGACGGGCAAAGTAATAGCCCTGGAAGTATTCAAAACCGAGATCCATGCATTGGCGGAACTCTTCCACCGTCTCGACCTTTTCAGCCAGCAGCTTTTGCTTCGGATTCTTCAGTACCCTGGCCAATGCCGCCAACGTGCCGGGCTTCATCTGCTTGATATCGACCTTGATCACGTCGCACAGCGGCTGCAGCTTTTGCACGTCCGCCGTCTCGCCGATGACGTCGTCGAGCGCGAAGCGAAAGCCGGCGCGCTTGAGCTCGCGCACGCGTTCGAGCACGGCAGGCGTGGCTTCCACGGTTTCCAGGATTTCGAGGATGACCTTGTCGTGTGGCAGAAAGCGGATGAAGTCGCTCATCAGGCCAACTTCATCGACATTGACGAAGGCAAGCTGGTCGCCCACGACCAGCTCCATGCCCAGCTCGGACGCGTGGGCGATCACCGTGGCGGTGGCGGACGCATCGTCGCGAAACTCTGCGGTGGTGGCGGTGTGGGCGTCGCGGAACAGCAGTTCGTAACCGACCAGCCGCTGGCCCCGGTTGAGGATGGGCTGACGGGCCAGGAAGAAATTATCGGCAAGCCTGGACGGTGGCAGCTCGGTCGCTGACAGCATGGACATCCCCTCAGGAGACCCCGAAACCTGTTGCGTGGCCCCCGCTAAAGTGCTGGAACGCGGCGCTGAACTGACGTCGGCGCCCGCGGATACCCAACTATACCCGATGCTACCAAAATGACAACTAAAAACCTATCGCGTGCCGGACCGGCGCGGACCATTGTTGCGTGCAACTGCGGGCTGGTCGCTGCCAGCCGGCTTGGCGGCCGTCGGCCGGGCCGGGGCTGGCCTGGCCCGGGCAGGTTTGCCTGTTGGGGAGGTCTTGGCGTCGGCAGACAAACCTGCCGAAGCGGCCTTGGCACCGAACGCTGGCTTGCCGCCAAACCCGGGCTTGGCATTGAAAGGCGTACTGGTGCTCGCGCCCGGACGGCCACCGGGACGACCGCTGGCGCCGGGACGACCGCCGGCAGCACCCTCGCCGGTGCCGGGACGGGCCAACGGGGTGCGGGTGCGGATCGATTTACCGACCGGCAGCGGCTTGCCGCTCTCGAGCGTAAAGCGTGCGCCGCTGTCCTTGCCCAGCGCCTTGACCAGCCACGGCATCACTTCCTTGAGCATCGGCTCGAGCGTGTAAGGCGGATTGAGGATGAACATGCCGCTGCTGTGCAGGCCGAAGCCATCGGGCATCGGCGTGTGGGTGGTGAGCACCACGTTGAGCCAGTCGTTGCATTGCAGTTGCTTGAGCTTGTCCGCGAATTCGCGCGATTCCATCCGTTGCAGCAGCGGATACCAGACCGCGTACGTGCCGCCCGGGAAGCGCAGCAGCGATTCGGCCAGCGTATCCTTGACCTTTTTATAGTCCTGCTTGTCTTCGTACGGCGGGTCGATCAGCACCAGCGCGCGGCGCGATGGCGGCGGCAGCAGCGCCTTGAGCGACTGGAAGCCGTCGCCCTTGGTCACCAGCACGCGCTTGCCGCGCGTGGTCGGGCGGATGCCCTGCTGGGCGGCGTGCTCGTCGAGCTTGCGGAAGTTATCGGTCAGCAGCTTGAAGTCGGCCGGATGCAGCTCGAACAGGCGCAGGCGGTCATGCTCGCGCGCCACCAGGTCGGCGATGAACGGCGAGCCCGGGTACTGGCGCATCTTGCCGCTCGGGTTCATGCCCTTGATCAGGTCAACGTATTCCTTGACCGGCGCCGGCATGTCCTTCAAGTCCCACAGCGGCCCGATGCCGGTGTCGTACTCGGCGTTCTTGGAGGCGAAAGCGCCGTCGAGCGCATACACACCGGCGCCCGAGTGGGTGTCGATATAGGTGTAGGCGGTGTCTTTCTGATTCAAGTATTGCAGCATCTGGATGGTCACGAAATGCTTCAATACATCGGCGTGATTTCCCGCGTGAAAGGCGTGGCGGTAGCTGAACATGTGTGGGGACTTTCTAAATAGGTAATGCAGACTGGACTGCGCAATCCCGCATTATCCACCAGAACCGGGGCCGGACCCAAAAACGGTTGTACCACGTTTGCATCAAGGCGCACACGTCGGGCAAATCTAAGATGGCGAATTGACCAACGGGGAGGTAAACATGAAGATGACCATCGTGACCGACGATCAGGGAGAAATTCTGGGGGCGATACCGGGAGACACCGTGCCGGAGCACGTGATATTGAAGGACTTTCAGTCCCACATCGTGGAAGTGCCCGATGACACCGGCGCGATCACCGACGGCGCGGAATTGAAGAAGCGCCTGCAAGAAGCCTTGCAGGCGCAGCACGGCAGGCAGTAACCCTCACCCCGCGCTTATAACGCGGAGCAGGCTTTACCGCTCGCGGTCGGGCCCTGTCAGGCTCCGACCCCGCCTGGCCGTGCGGGTTTTAAACTGGTTAAGCAACCTTTTTGTCGAAGAATTGTTCGTCCTCGGTGGAACCGTGCAGCGCCGTGGTGGACGACTGGCCGTTCTGGATGGTCTGGGTGACGGCATCGAAGTAGCCGGTGCCGACTTCGCGCTGGTGCTTGACGGCCGTGAAGCCCTTCTCGGCAGCAGCGAATTCTGCTTCCTGCAATTCCACGAAAGCCGACATCTGGTTGCGGGCATAGCCGTGCGCCAGGTTGAACATGCCGTAATTCAGTGCATGGAAACCAGCGAGCGTGATGAACTGGAATTTATAACCCATGGCGCCCAGCTCTTTCTGGAACTTGGCGATGGTGGCATCGTCCAGGTTTTTCTTCCAGTTGAACGATGGCGAGCAGTTATAAGCCAGCATCTTGCCCGGGAACTTGGCGTGCACGGCGTCGGCGAACTGCTTGGCAAAAGCCAGGTCCGGCTTGCCGGTTTCGCACCACACCAGGTCGGCATACGGCGCGTAGGCCAGGGCCCGCGAAATGGCCTGCTCGATACCCGGTTTGACTTTATAAAAGCCTTCCACGGTGCGCTCGCCGGTGCAGAACGGACGGTCGTTTTCATCGACGTCGGACGTCAAGAGGTCGGCCGCTTCGGCATCGGTACGGGCGATCACCAGGGTGGAAGTGCCCATCACGTCGGCTGCCAGGCGGGCGGCGGTCAGTTTTTCCACGGCTTCGCGCGAGGGCACCAGCACTTTGCCACCCATGTGGCCGCATTTCTTGACCGAGGCCAGCTGGTCTTCGAAGTGGACGCCGGCAGCGCCCGCGTCGATCATCGACTTCATCAGTTCGTAGGCGTTCAGTACGCCGCCGAAACCGGCTTCGGCATCGGCCACGATCGGCGCGAAGTAATCGATGTCGTCCTTGCCTTCCGACCATTGAATCTGGTCGGCGCGCTGGAAGGTGTTATTAATGCGGCGCACGACCAGCGGCACCGAGTTGGCCGGGTACAGCGACTGGTCCGGGTACATCTCGCCAGCCACGTTGGCGTCGCCCGCCACTTGCCAGCCGGACAGGTAGATCGCTTTCAGGCCCGCTTTGACTTGCTGCATGGCCTGGTTGCCGGTCAGCGCGCCGAGTGCGTTGACGAATGGTTCGTTGTTGACCAGGTCCCACAGTTTTTCGGCGCCGCGCTTGGCCAGCGTATGCTCGATCTGCAGCGAGCCGCGCAGGCGCACAACGTCTTCCGCCGTGTAGGTGCGGGTAACGCCCTTCCAACGTGGGTTGGTGTCCCAGTCTTGTTGCAGGGCGGCGATTTGCTGTTCACGAGTTGCCATGGTGTTCTCCTAGGGTTGATTCAGTTTGGTGGTAAAGAATGCCGTGCTGTTGGAACTATAGTAGTCCTTTTTGTGCAGCGCATGAGCAGTCTTCTATAAGACATATAACTAAAATATATTCCTTAACAATCAACGCATTAAAAATCATTTTTCAGGATACGGAACGCCTTTTCTCAGCATGAAAGAAGTCGATGCTGCAAACTCACATGAAATCCCACGATGTGAAATTGATTTTCCGCCAGATGAAAAAAGGGCGCAAAAAGCGCCCCTTGTTGTGATCCACAACCGAACTTATCTAAAAAATAATTCTGAAAAGTGATGCAATCGCCCAACACTCGCGGTTTTTCAATCGGATCGGTCTCACGCCGCCTTGGCCGCCAGCATGGACCGGCTGTTATTGCCCACACCGATGGTGGTGAAGATCACCAGTGCCTGGAAGATGGCGATGCCGACGAACACGCCAGCCGGGTGGCCGGCATCCATCAGCGCCGCAAACATCAGCGGGCCGATGGCCAGGCCCGTGTCCAGCCCCGAATACACCACGCCGAACACGCGGCCGGTGGCGTTGGCTGGCGCCGCGCCCCGTATCATCAGGTCACGCGACGGCCCGGCAATGCCGGTGGCAAAACCCACCAGTCCCATCAGCACGATCGACATCCAGGCTGGCACCACGGCTGCCGCCAGTATCAATGCGAACACCGCTGCCGCCGCAAAAGCGCCGATGATGATGCGGTCGTGGCGGCCATTACCCGCACCGAGGAAACCGCCGTACAACATGCCGACCGCCGACGACAGCATGAAACACGTGTACGCCGACGTGGCCCACGCCAGCGACATGCCGTACAGGCTCACCAGGCTGGTGGAAGCAAAGGTCTGCACACCAGCCAGGGCCACCGCCGAAATCACGAAGAAGGCAAAGCACATCCACACCACTTTCAGGCGCAGGAAGCCAAGTGCGCTTGCTCCGGCCACGACTGCCGCGCCGGTGGCAGGTACGGCCGCCGGTTCCGGCCGCAGCGCGTGACGGTTCCAGAGCAGCAGCGCCAGCACGCCCAACGGCAGCACGGACGCGCACAGCAGCGCGGTGCGCCAGTCGGTCCGGCCGGCCACCGACGTCAGGAACAATGGCGACAGCGCCCAGCCGATATTGCCGCTGATGCCGTGCACCGAGAAGCCGTGCGCCAGCCGCTTTTTTGATACGCGCTGGTTGAGCAAGGTGTAGTCGGCCGGGTGGAACACGCAGTTGCCGCAGCCGGCCAGGAAAGCGCCAACCATCAACTGGCCGTAGTTCTGCGCCGACGACAGCACCACCGCAGAAATGCCCAGCAGCGCCACGCCGCTCATCAGCACCACCCGCGCGCTGAAACGGTCCACCACGAAACCGGCCATGGCCTGCCCCACGCCGGACACGGCAAAGAACACCGTCATCAAAAGGCCCAGTTCTCCATACGACAAGTTGAACTCGGGTTTGAGCCACGGGATCAGTGCGGCCAAAATCAAGTGATAAAAGTGGGAAGTGCCGTGCGCCAGTCCGACCAGGCCGATCACCCGGGCGTCTTGCCGAAATAATTGTTTGTCATCCATTGTGCGCTCCTGTTGCTATTTTGAAACGCCAGTGTAGGCCGAAACGCGCCGTCTGATTTAAGATAGGACGACATCTTTTAGCGCGATTCCGCCACAACCCGCCACCATGCCAGCTCCGATCGTCACCCACACCTTGTTCAACCGGGTAGGCGTCTACCCTACCCTGCAACGGCAAGTCACCATCGCCGGACGCAACCTGGCCGCCAACGCTGTGCTATTGCCGCATCACCATCCGTACGGCCAGTTCACGTACGCCATGCAGGGCATGGTGCGGGTGACGGCCAACAACAGCAGCTGGATCGTGCCGCCGCAGCGGGCGATCTGGATCCCGCCCGACATGGAGCACACGGTGACGGTATTGGAACCGACGCTGCTGCGGCCGGTCTTCGTGCATGCGAGCCGCTCGCCGTTTGCCGGCGACGATTGCAAGGTGGTACACGTATCGAACCTGCTGCGCGAGCTGATCGCCGCGCTCGAGCAGCACGACGAGCACGAACAGTCGGACCGCGAGCGGCTCCTGAGCGAGATGATTCTCGATGAAGTAACGCGCTGCGCGGTGCGGCCGATGCGCGTGCCGCTGCCAGTGGACAAGCGCCTGAAAGCACTGTGCGATGCGCTGATCGACGATCCGGGCGTGGAGCTGACCTTGCAGGATTGGTCGGGCCGGGTGGGGGCGTCCGAGCGGACCTTGACGCGGTTGTTCGAGCGCGAACTGGGAATGAGTTTCGTGCAGTGGCGCCAGCAGGTGCGGCTGGCGCACGCAGCGCCATTGATTGCGCGCGGCATGCCGCTGTCGCAGGTGGCGGCCCAGCTCGGTTATGCGAGCCAGTCGGCGTTTTCGGCGATGTTCAAGAAAACGTTCGGCAGCACGCCGACGGCGTTTTTTAGTTAAGTTGCACCGAGATCCGTCATCCCCGCGTGCGCGGGGATGACGGCGTTGCGGCTCACGGTTCACGGCTGGCTGCCAGCCGTTACCTGTTACCTGAACGTCAGCTCGCCATTTTCCGCATCGACGTGAATCACGTCCTTCGGACCAAACCGCCCTTGCAGAATCAGCTTGGACAGCGGATTTTCGATCTGCTGCTGGATCGCGCGTTTCAGTGGACGAGCGCCATACACCGGATCGTAGCCTGCCTCGGCGATTTTTTGCAGCGCGGCGTCGGTGATTTCGAGCGCCATGTCCATCTTGCCCAGGCGTTTTTCCAGGATCGCCAGCTGGATCTTGGCAATCGCGCCGATGTTCTTCTCGTCGAGGCCATGGAATACCACGATCTCATCGATGCGGTTGATGAACTCGGGGCGGAAGTGCGACCGCACCTCGGCCATCACCGACAGCTTGACCACCGACGGATCGGAATCTTCCATCGCCTGGATTTTATGCGAGCCCAGGTTGGACGTCATGATGATCACCGTGTTTTTGAAATCGACGGTTCGGCCCTGGCCGTCGGTCATGCGGCCATCGTCGAGCGCCTGCAGCAGCACGTTGAACACGTCCGGGTGCGCCTTCTCCACTTCGTCGAGCAGGATCACGCTGTACGGCTTGCGGCGCACCGCTTCGGTCAGGTAGCCGCCCTCGTCGTAACCGACGTAGCCGGGCGGCGCGCCGATCAGGCGGGCCACCGAGTGTTTCTCCATGAATTCGCTCATGTCGATGCGGATCATCGACTCTTCGGTGTCGAACAGGAAACCGGCCAAGGCTTTCGACAGCTCGGTTTTACCCACGCCCGTCGGTCCCAGGAACATGAACGAACCATATGGCCGGTTCGGATCGGACAGGCCGGCACGCGAGCGGCGGATGGCGTCGGACACGGCCGAAATCGCCTCGTCCTGGCCCACCACGCGTTCGTGCAGCTTTTCCTCGATGTGCAGCAGCTTGTCGCGCTCGCCCTGCATCATGCGCGAGACGGGAATCCCGGTCGCGCGCGACACCACTTCGGCAATCTCTTCGGCCCCCACCTCGGTGCGCAGCAGGCGCTGCTTCGGCGGCGTATTCTTTTCCAGCGACACGCCGTTGGCCGCCGCCGTTTCGGCCTGCTTCAGTTCCGCTTCCAGCTCGGGCAGGCGGCCGTATTGCAACTCGGACACGCGCTGCCAGTTGCTCTCGCGCGTGGCCTGCTCCATTTGCAGCTTGATGCGCTCGATCTCTTCCTTGATATGGGTGCTGCCCTGCACCACCGCCTTCTCGGCCTTGAGGATTTCCTCGTAGTCGTTCAGTTCGCGTTGCAGGCGTTCGATTTCTTCCTCGATCAGGTCCAGGCGACGGCGCGAGCCCTCGTCCTTTTCCTTTTTGACCGCTTCCTTTTCGATTTTCAGCTGGATCAGGCGGCGTTCGAGCTTGTCCATCACCTCGGGCTTGGAGTCGATCTCGATCTTGATTTTCGACGCGGCCTCATCGATCAGGTCAATCGCCTTGTCGGGCAGGAAGCGGTCGGTGATGTACCGGTGCGACAATTCCGCCGCCGCGATGATGGCGGCGTCCGAAATGGCGACCTTGTGGTGCAGCTCGTACTTGTCCTGCAAGCCGCGCAGGATGGCAATCGTGTCTTCCACGCTCGGCTCATCGACCAGGATTTTCTGGAAGCGGCGCTCGAGTGCGGCATCTTTCTCGATGTACTTGCGGTACTCGTCGAGGGTGGTGGCGCCCACGCAGTGCAGCTCGCCCCGGGCCAGCGCGGGTTTGAGCATATTGCCCGCGTCCATGGCGCCGTCAGCCTTGCCGGCGCCGACCATCGTATGCATTTCGTCGATGAAGACGATGGTCTGGCCTTCGTCCATCGCCAGCTCCTTGAGCACGGTTTTCAGGCGCTCCTCGAACTCGCCGCGGTACTTGGCGCCGGCCACCAGCGCCGCCATGTCGAGCGCGAGCACGCGCTTGCCCTTGAGCGAATCGGGCACTTCGTTGTTGACGATGCGCTGCGCCAGGCCTTCGACAATCGCGGTTTTACCGACGCCCGGCTCGCCGATCAGCACCGGGTTGTTCTTGCTGCGGCGTTGCAGCACCTGGATCGCACGGCGGATTTCATCGTCGCGGCCGATCACGGGGTCGAGCTTGCCGGCGCGGGCGCGCTCGGTCAGGTCCAGCGTGTATTTTTTCAGCGCTTCGCGCTGGCCTTCGGCCTCTTGCGAATCGACCTTGCCGCCGCCGCGCACGGCCTCGATCGCCGCTTCCAGCGCCTTGCGCGTCAGGCCGCTTTCGCGGGCCAGCGTACCGGCGTCGGACTTGTCTTCGGTGAGGGCCAGCAGCACCATTTCGCTGGAAATGAACTGGTCCGCGCGTTTTTGCGCTTCGCGGTCGGCCATGTTGAGCACGCCAACGAGCTCGCGGCTGGCCTGGACGTCGCCGCCCGTGCCCGACACCTTGGGCTTGCGGTCGAGCGCATCCTTGAGCGACTTGGTGAGACCGCCAACGTTGACACCGGCGCGCTGCAGGATCGAGCGGGCACTGCCGTCGTCCTGGTTCAACAGCGCCAGCAGCAAGTGGCTGGGTTCGATGTACTGGTTGTCATTGCCCACTGCCAGACTCTGCGAGTCCGACAAGGCTTCCTGGAGTTTGGTCGTGAGTTTATCTTGCCGCATGGTGATGCTCCGATAGATTTGAGTTAGCGCACAGATAGGGTTGTACGACTACTTTTCAAGACCTGCGACCAGAACCATTTGACAACATCAGGTAGACGCGGCCCCCCGCCATTTGGCCAGCGCCGCGTCGTCGCTCACGCGGGCATCGACCCACCGGGCGCCGTCTGGCGTGACTTCCTTCTTCCAGAACGGCGCGTCGGTCTTCAGATAATCGATGATGAACTCGCAGGCGGCAAAGGCCTCGCCCCGGTGCGCGGCCGTGGCCGCCACCAGCACGATCTGGTCGAGCGGCTTGAGCGGCCCCACGCGGTGGATCACCAGCGCCCCGAAGGTTGGCCAGCGCAGCCTGGCCTGCTCGATGATGGCGGCAATCGACTGCTCGGTCATGCCCGGGTAGTGCTCCAGCTCCATCTCGGCCACCGACGCGCCGTCGTTGAGGTCGCGTACCGCGCCGACGAACGTCACCACCGCGCCGATCTTCGGGTTGGCGGCGCGCAGGCGCGCCACCTCGGTGGTCAAATCAAAATCTTCGGTCTGGATCCGGACCTGATTGAGTTGACTACCCTCGCTCATGCCCGCTCCGAACCGCCGATCCGGCGCAGCAGCTGCTCGATACGGCTGACGGTGCGGTCGTCGGCCAGCGCCGGCATCGCGCACAATTGCAGGTAGGCGGCGGTGGCCGACAGCGGTTTCTGGCCCGATTTCAACGACGTTTGCAACACTTCTACCTGCATTTTCAGGCGCTCGCGCGCGAACTCGGCGCCGGAATCGACCCCGGCGACGATCTCCAGGCGCAGCACTTCGTCGAGCAGCTTGGCGCGATTGGCTTCCAGCTGCCTGGTGTACGACTCGCGTCCCGCCTCCAGGGCCGTCACGCCAGCCGCAAAGCGGCCTTGCAGCGCCTTGTCGTAGTCGCCGCCGAGCGGCGGCAACGCGGTCCAGCGGGCTTGCCAGGCGTCGGCATCGAGTTGTTCGCCCTGCCCTGCAATCGACTGCTCCAGCGCCTGCACCAGGCGCAGCTTGTCGCGCAGTGCATTGGCCTGGGCGGCGCCGGCGCGGCGCTTGATGGCGTCGGCTTGCGCTTGCACGCCGGCCACTGCCGCCTGATAACGCTCGTTAATGCGGGCTTCGGCCGCGCGCGGCACCACGCCGGCGCTGTTCCACGCCGTTTGCGCATCGCGCAGGGTGTGCGCGATGGCTGCCAGTTGGGCTTTGTCGTCGCCGCTGAAGGTGGCCGTTTCCAGCGCCTTGCAGAGGTCTTCGCGCGCGTGCAGGTGGGCTTTGCGCTCGTGGTCGGCGGCGTGCGCGGTTTCCTTGCGCTTGGCGAAAATCGCATCGCACACGGTGCGGAAACGCTGCCACAGCGCCTGCTCGATCTTGCGCTCGAGCGGCAGCGCCTTGGCCAGCTCCTGC
This is a stretch of genomic DNA from Duganella zoogloeoides. It encodes these proteins:
- a CDS encoding YceD family protein, with amino-acid sequence MNATVIDAFDFCRHNGSEHGVTPVAQMTRLAKDCADASGEITWKVEGGAGKMGYPQLTLSVAGTVQLVCQRCLTPYAHTLDSSTVLVLGKDDQEADEIEEIIADESIDVIVGTRSMLVMDLVEDEALLALPQSPRHAVCPDASLLDKAKSAKISPFEALKGLK
- a CDS encoding Maf-like protein translates to MTSSLPLRLVLASSSAYRKELLSRLHLPFDVAVPDIDESPLPGETPSATALRLAREKAAAVAAKLPGSVVIGSDQVATLDDEQIGKPGNHANALAQLQKMRGREVVFHTALCVWDGRAEHPDSAAQLADIQTRVTFRDLPDAELDAYLRIEQPYDCAGSAKNEGLGIAILERIDSTDPTALTGLPLIALTGMLRNLGISFFR
- a CDS encoding SAM-dependent methyltransferase, giving the protein MPGTLFLIPNTLGETEALASVLPEQVQRITSQLDYFVAENAKTARAFLKLVNASHPLSKPLQEITISELNVNTPPAALAGLLAPLLAGRDGGLVSEAGVPAVADPGADLVRLAHQHGIPVRPLVGPSSLLLAVMASGLNGQSFAFNGYLPTDAAQRSARIKELETRSRKEKQTQLFIETPYRNTAMLEALVGACAPGTLICVATDLSLATETIRTQTGAQWKSQLAGGKAPDFHKKPTVFLLLGQ
- a CDS encoding EAL and HDOD domain-containing protein; the protein is MLSATELPPSRLADNFFLARQPILNRGQRLVGYELLFRDAHTATTAEFRDDASATATVIAHASELGMELVVGDQLAFVNVDEVGLMSDFIRFLPHDKVILEILETVEATPAVLERVRELKRAGFRFALDDVIGETADVQKLQPLCDVIKVDIKQMKPGTLAALARVLKNPKQKLLAEKVETVEEFRQCMDLGFEYFQGYYFARPVILSGKKISPSQRSVLHLLDLIDTDASSHEIESMVKHDALITLNLLRLVNTPAVGTRYRINSVGHALMVLGRRQLRRWLQILLYVKSGGAHEFTSPLLQLATTRGKTIELLVEHTRPGQRTSADIGFTVGVMSLMDTLFSIHMQELLDSVNVLDEVRTALLERAGDYGVLLSLIENIERGRDAVALGQMLEQIAVRPAELYAIQLAAIEWVTEYSRGF
- the rlmJ gene encoding 23S rRNA (adenine(2030)-N(6))-methyltransferase RlmJ codes for the protein MTIQMLQYLNQKDTAYTYIDTHSGAGVYALDGAFASKNAEYDTGIGPLWDLKDMPAPVKEYVDLIKGMNPSGKMRQYPGSPFIADLVAREHDRLRLFELHPADFKLLTDNFRKLDEHAAQQGIRPTTRGKRVLVTKGDGFQSLKALLPPPSRRALVLIDPPYEDKQDYKKVKDTLAESLLRFPGGTYAVWYPLLQRMESREFADKLKQLQCNDWLNVVLTTHTPMPDGFGLHSSGMFILNPPYTLEPMLKEVMPWLVKALGKDSGARFTLESGKPLPVGKSIRTRTPLARPGTGEGAAGGRPGASGRPGGRPGASTSTPFNAKPGFGGKPAFGAKAASAGLSADAKTSPTGKPARARPAPARPTAAKPAGSDQPAVARNNGPRRSGTR
- the aceA gene encoding isocitrate lyase, which gives rise to MATREQQIAALQQDWDTNPRWKGVTRTYTAEDVVRLRGSLQIEHTLAKRGAEKLWDLVNNEPFVNALGALTGNQAMQQVKAGLKAIYLSGWQVAGDANVAGEMYPDQSLYPANSVPLVVRRINNTFQRADQIQWSEGKDDIDYFAPIVADAEAGFGGVLNAYELMKSMIDAGAAGVHFEDQLASVKKCGHMGGKVLVPSREAVEKLTAARLAADVMGTSTLVIARTDAEAADLLTSDVDENDRPFCTGERTVEGFYKVKPGIEQAISRALAYAPYADLVWCETGKPDLAFAKQFADAVHAKFPGKMLAYNCSPSFNWKKNLDDATIAKFQKELGAMGYKFQFITLAGFHALNYGMFNLAHGYARNQMSAFVELQEAEFAAAEKGFTAVKHQREVGTGYFDAVTQTIQNGQSSTTALHGSTEDEQFFDKKVA
- a CDS encoding MFS transporter translates to MDDKQLFRQDARVIGLVGLAHGTSHFYHLILAALIPWLKPEFNLSYGELGLLMTVFFAVSGVGQAMAGFVVDRFSARVVLMSGVALLGISAVVLSSAQNYGQLMVGAFLAGCGNCVFHPADYTLLNQRVSKKRLAHGFSVHGISGNIGWALSPLFLTSVAGRTDWRTALLCASVLPLGVLALLLWNRHALRPEPAAVPATGAAVVAGASALGFLRLKVVWMCFAFFVISAVALAGVQTFASTSLVSLYGMSLAWATSAYTCFMLSSAVGMLYGGFLGAGNGRHDRIIIGAFAAAAVFALILAAAVVPAWMSIVLMGLVGFATGIAGPSRDLMIRGAAPANATGRVFGVVYSGLDTGLAIGPLMFAALMDAGHPAGVFVGIAIFQALVIFTTIGVGNNSRSMLAAKAA
- a CDS encoding AraC family transcriptional regulator; translation: MPAPIVTHTLFNRVGVYPTLQRQVTIAGRNLAANAVLLPHHHPYGQFTYAMQGMVRVTANNSSWIVPPQRAIWIPPDMEHTVTVLEPTLLRPVFVHASRSPFAGDDCKVVHVSNLLRELIAALEQHDEHEQSDRERLLSEMILDEVTRCAVRPMRVPLPVDKRLKALCDALIDDPGVELTLQDWSGRVGASERTLTRLFERELGMSFVQWRQQVRLAHAAPLIARGMPLSQVAAQLGYASQSAFSAMFKKTFGSTPTAFFS